Proteins from one Salvelinus alpinus chromosome 34, SLU_Salpinus.1, whole genome shotgun sequence genomic window:
- the cox16 gene encoding cytochrome c oxidase assembly protein COX16 homolog, mitochondrial codes for MLTFKALQRNKTLKYGVPMLLLVVGGSFGLREFTQIRYDAQKIMKKLDPTLEAKVNPQKQSVILEEEYKKMKDVNLEEWRNIRGPRPWEDSKEYQEQQRTRQGKAA; via the exons ATGTTGACCTTCAAAGCATTACAGAGGAACAAAACCCTTAAATATGGCGTTCCCATGTTG TTGCTGGTAGTGGGAGGTTCCTTTGGGCTCCGGGAGTTCACACAGATCCGCTACGATGCTCAGAAGATCATGAAGAAG ctgGATCCAACCCTGGAGGCCAAGGTGAACCCCCAGAAACAGTCTGTTATCCTGGAGGAGGAGTACAAG AAGATGAAGGATGTAAACCTGGAGGAGTGGAGAAACATCAGAGGTCCTCGTCCCTGGGAAGACTCAAAGGAATACCAAGAGCAGCAACGCACCAGACAGGGCAAGGCAGCGTGA